The genomic window TCGGCGAGGACCCGGGGCGTGGCGTCGCGGTGGAAGACCTCGTGCCGGCGGTCCCGGACGTTTATGATCCCGTAGGCTGGATCACCCCCGGCGAGGTAGACCGCCGCGCGGCGACGGTCCTCGGCCAGGGAGCTGTCGGCCATCTCGACTACCAGGGCGACGTCGCCCAGCCCCGGGTCGCGGACCTTGTAGTCGTCGGCCCGGCCCCGCGTCACGGACCGGTCGGGCTCCGGCAATCCCTCGCTCGCCGGCATCTGCACCGGCGTCTCGGCCCCGAGGTGCCAGCCCGCGGGCAACCCCCGCTCGATCGCCTGCCGGCCCTTGATCGAGGCCCGCGAATGGTCCCGCCGCTCGGCCCTCTTGCGGACGATCCTCCCTTCGATCAGCTGGATCGGCGCGCCCTCCTCGATCGTGCCTTCCTCGATCCATGCCTCGTAGTCCGACAGGCGGACATCGCCCGGACGGCCTCGCGATCCCGCGGGTTTTCGAAGTCCGTCGGCACGGCCGCCGTTCATGCCAGGTCGTCGAACGGCTCGGGCTTGCCCGGCGGCTGCGCGCGGAGGGCGGACCAGAACGGCCAGGCCGTCGACAAGAGCATGCCGAGGATGGCCGCGACCTCCTTCCAGGTGCCCCTCGCGACGACGGCCGCCACGGGCACGCCGAACAGGAACAGGCCGAATCCCATCATGAACCAGCGGGGGATCGGGCGTCCGGACCAGAGCACCGAGCCGAGCCAGCCGAGCCCCGCGGCGACGGACGCGACGGCCGCGGCGATCCCGAGGCCCCGCAGGTCCGCCTGCACGAGGGAGACCGCCAGGATGAGCGCCATCGGCAGGCCGATGACGGCGGCCAGGAGGAAGAGGATCCCCGCGAAGACGCGAGGGAGCGCCAGGCCCTGCTTGCCGAGGGTCGTGTCCACCGCCGTCCCTCCTCTCGATGGGTGTAGGCCGTACGAGTCTACCGCGCGAGGCCTCGCGAGTCTGCCCAGCAGGCCGGGCCCCGCGGGGCCGGCTCGCGTCGTCGGCCCCTGGGGGAACCGGCTTGATCCGGGATGCTCGCGGGCCATGGCCCATCCGGTCGCCGGGCGGAGCCGGCTCCCACGGGGCGGGCGGACTTCTCACGGCTCGGCCTCCAGGCGGTGGCTGGCGCGGTCGCCGGGCGGAGCCGGCTCCCACGGGGCGGGCGGACCTCCTGCCGCTACGCGTCCAGGCCGCGGGCGGCGCGGTCGTCGGGCGGAGCCGGATCCCGCGGGGCCAGGGACTCGCACGCCGCGCGACCGCGATGCGTCCTGGCACGGCGCCGGGGGCGTGCCGCAAAATCCTCGCACGCCCGTGAAACCGGCGGGCCGGGGCGGGGGATCGTCTGGGTAAATCATGCGAGAGAGCGCGCTCGTCTCGCGGAGATGCCCACCCTCGATGCGGAGGCCCCGACGATGACGACCGAGGCCCAGGTCCTCGCGAACAGGCGGAACGCGAAGCTCTCCACCGGACCCAGGACGAAGCGGGGCAAGGCCCGCTCGCGTCGCAACGGCTACGGGCCGGGGGGCAAGCGGCGCGAGGCGGACGGGCCGAGGGTCCGCGAGGCCGACCCGCGGGGCATCCAGGAGCGGGTGGCGAGGTTCCTGGGGGCCGCGATCTCGGCCGGCGACCAGGAGGAGGCGAGGCTGCTGAGGAAGGCCGCGGAGCTGTCCGCGAAGATCGAGGAGGCCGAGCGGGCCGAGGCGGCGTACCTGGAGCGGGCCGTCCGCCGCGCGGAGGAGAGGCGGGAGGCGGCCCGGTCGGGGTCGGCCGCCCGGGCGGCGGAGCTGTCCGGCCGGCTGCTGGCGTGGGAGGAGTCCACCGACGACGACGACCCATCCGACGGCGCGAGGCGGATCGTCGCCGAGCTGGAGGACTCGCGCGAGGGCCGGGCCTGGCTGCTGCGGACCTGGATGCGGCTGCGGGGGGCCTTCGAGGGCGGCCGTCGCTTCGACGCGCTCGACCGGTACCGGATCGGCCGGATGCTCGGCTTCGACCCGATCGACGCGACGATGATCCCGCCGGCCAACGAGGCCTTCCGGGCCCTCAATGCCCTGCACGAGGGCGGCGAGGCGGCCTGCGAGGCGTTCTTCGCCCGGGCCCGGGAGCTGGCCTCGGGATGCCACCCGATGATCCGCCGCTCGCTCGTGTGGCGCGCGGAGGGCGAGCCGTTCGGGTCGGCGGAGGAGGCGAGGGCGTTCCTGCTGGCCCTGGCGGACGGGCGGATCCGCCGGCTGGAGATGCTCCAGTCCGAGACCGACGCCGAGCGGGCCGATCGCGAGGCCCTCGCCGCGAGCGCGGCGGTCGAGCGCCTGCGCCGCGAGGCGGCGCGGATGAGCAAGGAGTTCTTCCGGGTCCTGGAAGACCTCCGCCGGGTCCGGAAGCGATCGCCGGAGTCGGGAGCGGGCGGGCCCGCGACCCGGGGCGAGCCCCGGGGGATGCCCGAGCCTTCCCCGACCCCTCCGAGGCGATCGCCCGCCCGCCTCGACCTTCCCCGTCGTGAGGGCGAGGCGACCGGGAATGACAGGCTGGCCGGGCCCACGAGGCTCGACGAGCCGGCGGCCCAGGGCCTGCCGGCGCCGGGGCCGGGCCCCCGAGCTGCTGCGGGAGTCTCCTCCGTCGACCCTTCGGAATACGCGCCCGAACACCTCGGCGCGGGCCCGTCGGAGCGGCACCGTCCCGCATCATCCGACGACCCCCTGACACTTCGGCGAGGCCTCCCGGTGGCCGGGGCGTCGCCTGCAGCTCCTCCCCGGCCACCCGGGCCGCGGGACGAAACTGCGACGCGTCGGGCCCTCGCGAGGCCGAGCCAACCGTCAAGGCCGGCCAGGGGACGGGCCGGCCGCATCGGGACGACCCCGGCGCTGGGTGGCCGGGTCGGAGCGACGCGACGCCCCGGGATCGCCGCGGCGGCAGGGCGGCCGGGGCCGGCCTTCAGGCCTCCGGCCGCTCCGAATCCCCGGCGACCCCGGAGCATCGCCTGCGGGCCTGCCCCGACCACGCGGACTGCGGGGACCACAGGGTCTGAGGAGGCGTGGCAAGCCCGCCGGGCCGGGCCCGGGCGGGCCCGTGCTGACTGTATGGCTCACCTGAGGGACGAACAATCCGTCTCGAGTCGACCCCGGCGAAGCCCTTCGAAAACCGCGGTCAGGATGTTACGGCATCATGAGTTACGCGGCGAAATTCGAAGCAGGAGGCGCGACGAGCGGAGCCACGCCGGGGCCGGAGCAGGTTCCCGGGGCCTGGGGCCGCCCGGGGGTGCCACGGCGAGGCGGCGACGGCCTCCGAACCGCTCACCGGCGAGGATGGAGACGATTCGAGGCGGGGCCCTTCCGCCCCCAATCCCCGCAGATCCCGCCGCCGGCCAGGGCCCGCGAGGGGTCCGGCATGCCCCCGACGCTTGCGGCACATGGACTCATCCCAGGAATCCCCCCTTGCCGATATTCCCTGCGTTGCGGCGGGGACGGAGGATTCGTCCCGGCCATCGGCACCGGCATCGGCCCGGGGACGTCAGGAGGACGGGGCGCATGATGGGCCTATTCCCAGGCGCGAGGAGATCCCTCGCCGTCTCGCTGCTGCTCGGGGCCGCCGCGGGCCCCGGCATGGGCCAGGAGGCGGTCCCGTCGTCGCCGGCGCTGCCGCCGGCGAGCCCCGCGGCCCTGGCCCCGTCACCGGCACCCTCCGCGTCGCCGCGCCCGGTGCGGCCGGGGTCCGCGACCTCCTCGCCGCTGGCCTCCTCGCCGCGGATCAACCCCGCGCCGTTCGGGCCGGACGACCGCCGGTTCCCGATCACCTTGGCGGCGGCGCTGCGGCTCTCCGACGCCCGGCCCCTCATCGTGGCCGCCGCCCAGGCGAGGGTCTGGGTCGCCGAGGCGGAGCTGACCCGGGCGAAGGTGCTCTGGCTGCCGGACCTGAACATCGGCTTCGACTACATCCGCCACGACGGCGGCGGCCCGGACTTCAACAAGGGGCTCATGACCGCCCCCAGCACCAACTTCTTCTACGCCGGCGCCGGCCTCTGGGGGAACGACCTGGGCATGATCCACACCACCGACGCCATCTACGAGCCGCTGGTGGCGCGGCAGCGTTTGAATGCGGCCCACTGGGACACCCAGGCCGCCAAGAACGACGCCCTGCTCCGGACCGCCGACGCCTACTTC from Aquisphaera giovannonii includes these protein-coding regions:
- a CDS encoding Uma2 family endonuclease, which encodes MNGGRADGLRKPAGSRGRPGDVRLSDYEAWIEEGTIEEGAPIQLIEGRIVRKRAERRDHSRASIKGRQAIERGLPAGWHLGAETPVQMPASEGLPEPDRSVTRGRADDYKVRDPGLGDVALVVEMADSSLAEDRRRAAVYLAGGDPAYGIINVRDRRHEVFHRDATPRVLAEGDASELVVDGAVVARVAVADLLPGD